CAAATCtgaccccagtcagaactctttcccccagtcagaatgcccctcagtcagaactctttgCCACCCTAGTAAAAACcacaaattacgaaaatttccactttttacggcaattttgcaaaaaatttgttgattttgcccgaactgatacaaatgtgtgtcaggtcactaatgaAACCCACTTGTAAGTTGTaaccagttccaataattgaaactctaGGGCTCCACCATGGGGTTTCAACAACTACAGTACAAGTGACTCTATGCACTTATTGTAATATTGCACGATGGGCACACAGCACAAAGAAATCCTGTGCTCTAACAATACAAATGCTTGGAAATCACATACATATTATACTAAAGTTTTTGATTATGTAGTCTAATCCAATGAAATTCTACtcacttagacagtttcgtcttcctggtcggaagacttcttcagtaatgcgatgatccactGGTTTTCCCATGAGACTTCTCATCCCTAGGGTGCACAGTGCTTAGTAGTGGATCATATGTGATTTAGAGAATATACACCTTCATCGCGATTTAGCGTCTcctgccccctctttctgatccataATGCCTCGCGTATCCCTCTTGTGTGTTTATTTGAGTCCTTTTCgagaatctttgccccctcccagtCAATGACATGGTTCTCCTGTGCTACATGGTCGGTGATGGCCGACTTATGCTGTTCAGTGACGGATTCTTTTCTTTTTGCTCTGGTATATTTAACATCTTTGATTTTTTCAGTGTCTTTTCTGTGTTCATTCAGTCTTGTTTGGAATTTTCTCCCTGTCTCGCCGATATATGATTTATTACAAGTTTGGCAAGGGATTTCGTATACACAGTCTGTCTAAGTGAGTAGAATTtcattggatttgactacataatcAAAAACTTTAGTTTACttcacaatcctgatgaatttgtttcaagacaTACATAttatgtaaggccaaaaaaaaaattgtttgcttgccctccagtgggatttttggggtgggtcggTCAGTCAGAAAATTTTTGGCATTAGACGCCAAGTATTAACATTAACCCCAACCCTACCCgtgttttttttgctatcggaatggaaagaagaaacgaaaaaggagagaaggtggaGAAAGAAGTTACTTGGTACCCCGGGATTAGAACCCAGGACCCTTCGCATGTCATGCACATGATCACTGACCTGTAGCTACCGAGGTTAggctgccccgggcagcaattccctgggtatatgacttaggctgattgcgtcatcaagtcacgtggaatgcatgcacgcagagtggttttaatagtgagcttcaGTTAGAtttggttgggttagggttaaggaagcctaaatctaggaaaaacatgttaattaaccccaaccctacccgtgttttttttttatatcagaagggaaagaagaaacaaaaaggagagaaggtgaagaaagaagtcacttggtacccccgggattcgaacccaggacctctcgcATGCCACACACACAATCATCGACCTGTAGCTACCGAGGTTAAGGCTCCATATATATCTTGTCTCATTTAAGTTATATCaagctcaaaaatctagtggccctctGGGTCAGCATTGTTGGCACGGGGCCACCGGGCAACCTCTTAATAAATCCGTCCCTGTGCTATACCAATATGTTAAATTTTATTTGAAAACTGTTGTCCGGTATCAATGTCAATTttgccataaaaaaaaaaaccaaaaaaacccaaCACCCTCTCCCTCACAAAACCGTGGGGACATGAAACAAATTTTTAATTCTGTGTGCATATAAACTCAAGAATGCGAATTTTAATGTGATTGTTTTTCTCTTTTAACAGGTGAGTTAAGTCAACACTATGGCCGCCAATAATATATCCAACGGTAACCATGACACACAGAACTGCAACAGTTTGGTGCAAGCCCTGATGACGGACCAATACCAAATCACAATGGCTTACGCATACTGGCAGAATGATCGCACCTACGATAGGGCGTGCTTTGATCTGTTCTTTCGTAAGAATCCATTTGGAGGAGAATTCACGCTTTATGCAGGACTGAGTGAATGTGTGAAATTCATTCAGAACTTCAGGTTTACAGATTCAGGTATTGACAACatagggctattcctgttgaaagtCATgttcctcctatggaagacatgaccttattaaaTCTCTCACATAGAGGGTGTAGATTTTTAATGGAGTCGCCCTTTTCGGTAATTTAAGTGAAATCATGTGATTTGGGCTTGAtaatatatttttctaacatattttggcataatgttgtgattgccggaggtatccttaaagcacttcaggcttagtctttcacatggtatttgaATATACCATTGGTATGGGCAATACAataatgcaaaaagtagaaattcaagaaaaattgagggtgtggatgtggagcaaatcacacattatggtttTAATATGAAGAGGCACAGTTAAACAGCTAACACAGGCAAAATATGGCTACTGCCATCCcacaaaccttaaccctaacagtaccagttactacaaaatactacttgatgcgctgttcgtgcgtgcatcccatggTGTGATGACGTAATCACCCAAAGTGATATAGCACAAGActtgtggcaaagtgtcgccgacccagtgcttggcatgcgaggggtctcgggttcgaatcccaccaagagcaaacaacttctctcAACTTCTCTCTtaatccttccttctttcccttcccgttgcTAAAAAACCCTTAGGCTGTTAGGGTTAAGATGCTCCTATTTTACAGAATCAAAATTATGCTTACATACTACATGTTTTTCTTCCCAAATTTATATTCACCTTATCTCTACCATGTTCTTACTTTCCTAGATATTTCCTACCTGAAAAGTGTCTTACCACCCGATACCCAAGATGGCTTCTTTGAGCACCTCAGACAGTTGGATTGTAGTGATGTTGAGTTATACTCCATAGCTGAGGGTATGGTGGTATTTCCCAGGGTGCCATTGATACGATTGGAAGGACCGCTTGGGGTGCTTCAACTTCTAGAAACACCTTTTctgaatttgattaattatgcaaGGTAGGTGTATATTACGTTAGGTGATGTACCAATTGGGGCGGCAAGTTTTCCTCTGACTTGAAATACTCCAGATAAGAATATTGGTCAACAGCTCCACATTTTCCTTTTTTAGACCAAAAGTAACATGATTTTTAGCGGTTCTAgcattaccccaagacagagaaaccaaataaaacacatcCAAAGTGTTATATTCCTTGCCACACTACTCAGCCATTGAACACGGTCGAGATTTATTTTGTATATTCATCAAAAAACATGCATACACAATTCACAATTTAATTAATATGAATAGCAAAGGCTAAATGCTTCAATTCAGCAAAAACAATCATAAAATTATTTGGCATTTACGCAAAAGCCGAAAAGCTGGATGTGAAATACCCCTTATATCTGAAAGCGAGATACTTTAAGCAAAAGCTGAAAAGCTGGATGTGAAATACCCCTTATATCTGAAAGCGAGATACTTTAAGCAAAAGCTGGATGTGAAATACCCCTTATATCTGAAAGCGAGATACTTTAAGCAAAAGCTGAAAAGCTGGATGTGAAATACCCCTTATATCTGAAAGCGAGATAATTTAAGCAAAAGCTGGATGTGAAATACCCCTTATATCTGAAAGCGAGATACTTTAAGCAAAAGCTGAAAAGCTGGATGTGAGTTACACCATATAGCTGAAAGAGAGATACTTTGGAAGCAAATGAGAAGATTATAGCTGAAGCCTTTAGCATATTTTAATtatcatatttaatattttattgctGTTGATTGGAGCCTCATAGAGATTCCCAAGCTTCCTTATGGAAAAGTTCCTTAAGAAAATTTCAAATCAAAAGAATTATTACATTTTTCTTTGACATTGTACATATAAAGccattattttatataattaatatcaaattgcACTCCCACCAACAATCCACCTCTAATCTGGAACACTTTGCAACTCATGCGAACCCTGCAAAGTAAGAAAGAGCAAAAAAAACCAGATTTTTTGGGGATGGTGGGTGggtaaataaaaatatttatgaccgtCCTCAATGATGGCTGATTGTGTTGTGATTCGGCTATGGCTCCCAACGCAACCGGATAAACAATCAAGCCTGCCCTGATTGGCCAAACCCCACAAGAACACAATGGATGCTTTATGCAAACGAAACACGTGATGACCCACGGTCATTCTAACATGCCTTTCACGAACGCCCCTGGATGCAGGCATGGAAGCACCCATTTTCTCTGCAGGGGCAAATTTTGATTCTTCATGATTGATCACATTCAGAATCTTTATTAAAATTGCAACTGCggtccccccccccttcccccgatTTCCCCCATTTCCCACCAGTGtattgactatgcttcagtgagAGATTGGCAATTTTAACTCCATTGGTCCCGCTGGTGGCAGATTTTTCCCCAGCTTCCCCCTCAATTGCAAAAGTCATGTTATGCCACTGCTTGGTGCCTTAGGCTAATTCGAGGGCTGTAACATTGTTGCTGACAAGAATCATAAATAAACCTGGAGTTGCCTGTACCCTTCATGATCATTTAACTAAAAATCTTTAATTTATTTTAAGCATTGGACATCTTTGCACATTTTCCCCTTTTCAGTCTTGTTGCCACAAATGCAGCCAGGTTCCGTATGGCAGCTGGACCTAACAAGTCCTTATTGGAATTTGGTTTGCGGAGAGCACAGGGACCGGACGGTGGTTTAACAGCATCAAAGTACAGCTACATTGGTGGTAAGTAGACTGTTTGTAAAAATGTTCATAacagttttaaaacattttgaaaaatgtccAGAGAGCATTATAACTTGAAGCCATAATACATGATTTctgttaaattttgattttgttattctttgtcaaAAAGTTGATAGGATATTTGTAACAGCTGTCAGCAAGGTTTTCTTGTCATTTATGGAAAATGAAAcgggcatgagaattttcagttttaaaactgaattcagttttttttttagtcaaaatgtcctcaactttatttaatttccttTTGCCCAATTTTATGCACGTATTcagttttttcattttgtttaggAAAGTGCAGGCTCATGCCTGAGAGTCAACAGTGAATCTATCCAAATGCAACTGCCCCTTAAAAAATTATATCCACCCACCccacagtggcgtagtgtgggtcatcacattgggggggacaccgaccatgattgggcaCAAACCGTTTTTCGGTTTACGTCTCTGCCACCCCAGCGCAGAATAACTTGGTTATGCCATTAATGCTGAGCCCTTAGGAGTAGCATCACTAGTTGGACACCCATCCATCTTCATGAATGGAGCAATAGAGTAATAAATGAAAAACATGACAATCTCGTTTCAGGTTTTGATGGCACCAGCAATGTACTAGCAGGCAAGCTATTTGGCATACCTTTGAAAGGGACCAATGCACATTCCATGATCATGTCATTTGCAAGTATGGATGACCTCAAATGTAGGGTAGGTATTACTGTCTGATTTTCATCATATATGGCATATTTTCTGGAAAGCTTTTGGAATCCCAGCCTTACATCCAGCTGTAGAAAGCTGAATCTTGGTCCACGATCCAGTTACCACAATAGGAAAATTGCTTTATTCTGTGTCAGGGACTGCCGTTTGAGAGGAGCTAGAGCAATCACGCCTCTAcatttgcaagagcgatttatagctcctctagatgatagttaaattctttatgctttaatggccaccgatgcaaacagctcttctaatgctcttcttgaagagaccagcagagcattctacagctcttttctAATTTTCAAAAGGCTGTCCCTGCTGTGTGGAGGAAACTTGATTTTTGAGCAAGATTCTGATCGCTGCCACATCCCCACCTAATCCAAAAACTAGAATCCTGGGTCACAACCATGTTAAAGCACTGCCATTACTATGGTAACACGAGGTGAAATATAGAAAATTGTTGCTAGGTAATTTTGCACAAAGTGTCACTCCAAAGTGGACCGATGTGACAgcaaaaaagtggcaattttcacACAATTGTTGTTATCCTCTCACTTGCACCAAAATAGCATCATTCACAATTACATAGTTCAATAGCCTCTATTCAAGAGTGATAGCTTAAGCctagttgacctcaagttgtaccCAAGACATTGAGAGGTCACTCTATGAATGTACAAGTCAATGGAGGTCATAGAACTGTGCCCTGGCAGGTGGGATGATGTTTAAGATCTTTTTGTCTGCAACAATAAGCGATACTGACAATGCAGAAACAAAGTGCATTGTGGAAGTGCATTGTGCAAAGTGCATTGTACATCCGTTGAGAAGATATGGCCTTCTAAAGATtcataaaattgaccatttttaggaaaatcctgattttgtcataaattagcatattcatggagcgataattgtgggaataaagctaaagaaggcatgagatgtattgttttttgtttatttaatgttcttttatgcaaatattaaaaatccagggtcttaattgctatattttcttctttacaacatttttaaaatggctgaaatcacaaaaataactcttttgccaggacttttaaggtgaattgtgtgattttcaccgttgagggcgctattatgtgccaattatgatcttcaaaggcctgtatttcctaaaccacacaaccaaattgtctgatttttgcacaggattttgctctgagagggtctagattgtaaaactcaatgtagcataattgtacatctttgggaaaatagttttattaatTTTGATGACAATAAATGATTTTGTGCGTAAATCTGTCatgcgtgaccgtacaaaaatgctatattcacccttcattacgagcagaatattttctatctgattaggtagtcgggtttgcacagaagttactaggagacaaaaTATATGGAATTCAAAGTGCCCAAaaattttccaactgctgcagattctgttacatttccaccatacatttgtgtacatgtaggcaggggtacacacaatagcctAGCATTTGTGACTTCTCAGATATAGCAAACTATATaccttttttgtctcgcctgaactttgttcaggatgggacttagtaatcactatttctgtctgtcggggtgtgtgggggtgtgtgggcgggggtgtgtgggggtgtgtgtggatggatggatgtatgtgtgtccgtccggagctgtatctggggaaccgtaagacttacggcgacgctacttggtgggagaaagggtatccaagtttgctccgtaactgTATGTTTTCggggaaaaatatgcaaattaacatagctaatttgcataatttatgcgcaaatcagcgcaaattgatagcggagtttgtggacagactatctcaagatccgtcgggcgcatggtaacgaaacctggtggcagctatgatacacatctgctgatcacctgattagtttttcgctaaaagtatgcgcatttagttgttaatttgcataatttatgcgacatgattctacaaatatggttggaaatctgaagaaatccgccttgtggagctgtatctggggattcagtaagatccctaagccctatgatgatgaaacgtggtaggggtagtatgaccagaggatctcaacccgattcgattttcagcgcaaaatatggtaattaagtacctaatttgcataatttatgcataaaatgcaaaaacctattttctcggagactaggggtcgacgttcttcaaacttggtgggtgggtgcatcttcaccccagacagaacaagtttgtattggttagtcgtcaaggtcacccaaggtcatccaggggtcatctgaggtcaaatgactaaaactgtcatatgggcacgaaacttggtttattaggccaaaaaaagacttcgaagaatgtctctcatgtacaaaaggataggaaactgaacatttaaaaccacctttttagggtgaaggaagcatttttttaaaaaaatgtctaaaacgggtttttatgtcaaaaatgtctctgttggggtgctacatcgagtcaaatgttcggaagattatttcggggtcatctgaggtcatctgaggtcacccagggatcatctgaggtcaaattactaaaaactgtcatatgggcatgaaacttggtgggtacaatcaacatttagagtcaaatgttcggaagattatttcggggtcatccaaggtcacccaggggtcatctaaggtcaaattactaaaaactgtcgtatgggcatgcaactttgtgggtacaatcaacatttagagtcaaatgttcggaagattatttcggggtcatccgaggtcacccaggggtcatctaaggtcaaactactaaaaactgtcgtatgggcatgaaacttggtgggtacagtcaacatttagagtcaaatgttcggaagattatttcgggtcagggtcatccaggggtcatctgaggtcaaattactaaaaactgtcatatgggcatgaaacttggtgggtacagtcaacatttagagtcaaagtttcggaaggtaatttcggggtcatccaaggtcacacaggggtcatctgaggtcacattactaaaaactgtcatatgggcatgaaacttggtgggtacagtcaacattaagagtcaaagtttcggaaggtaatttaggggtcatccaaggtcacccaggggtcatctgagtcaaattactaaaaactgtcatatgggcatgacacttattggttacagtcaacattaagaggcaaatttttggaagggtatttcggggtcacccaggggtcacccagaggtcatctgaggtcaaattactaaaactgtcgtatgggcatgaaacttggtgggtacagtcaacatttagagccaaatttttggaaggtcattttgggtcatccaaggtcacccaggggtcatctgaggtcaaattacttgaaactgttatatgggcatgaaacttggtgggtacagtcaacatttagagtcatgtttttggaaagtcatttcgggtcatccaaggtcactcaggggtcatctgaggtcacattactaaaaactgtcgtatgggcatgacatgtaagtggtcactgtcaacattaagagtaaaatctttggaagggcatttcggggtcacccaggggtcatctgaggtcaaattactaaaactgttgtatgggcatgaaacttggtcggtacagtcaacatttagagccaaatttttggaaggtcattttgggatcatcgaaggtcatccatgggcatgacacctggtggttacagtcaacatttaaagtcaaattttggaaggtcatttcaggaacatctgaggtcacccatgggtcatctgtggtcaaatttctaaaactgtcacaggggcatgaaacttggtgggtacagtcatcatttagagccaaatttttggacagtcattgcaaggtcagctgaggtcactcagaggtcatctgaagtcaaatgactaaaaactgttgtatgggcatgacatgtacagtcaacatttagagcccaatttttggaaggtcattttggggtcagtaggggtcatctaaggtcacattagtaaaaattgtcggatgggcatgagacttggtgggtacagtcaccatcagccaggtaattgtgcccagccgagacccaccaaaatttagggatcaaaggtcaaattccaatattggtccaatcaagctcaaattgaacaggcaaatcgccatgggttgttgcaggttcatttacttctaccaaaagtaatcgtaaaagcaggcgatcgcgaaagcaggcgagactcgtggttcgagaaccgccttgtttatattaatttgtgaagatgaataatttgatactaTTTGAAAATCTGGAATCTTGAAAGGTTTCTTTTAATTCTTTGTTTCAACCTGCAACAcatatttaaccccatgagaactacctgccgattggccaatatgaatattgtgtccaattttgaaccaatcaaggaggatattatataagatcatctgcaaatgcaagtttgaccataaatagctTAAAGCCAAGtggcatttcaagttatcaacccaTCAGAAATGCCGTCAGATGACccgtagtgtccagggggttaaagccTATGGGTCAAAATAATTATCTGTGATCTTTTAAATTCGCAGGTCAGAAATGAACCCCAAAACTTGTttcctcttttatttttttactacAGACCCTACAACCTGCTGAAGGTAGCTACCCTGTAGAGTTTGCATCTATCTGTGAGAGATGGCTGGGTGAGGTGTGTAAGCTTTGTGATGTTCTCAAGGAGCAGACCATTAAAGGTGAACTGGCAGCATTTATTGCCTATGCACGGTCATTCCCTAAAGGATTTCTGGCTTTGGTAGATACCTATGATGTCATGAAGTGAGTAATTTATACGCCTCCACCAgaggtattatgtttcttggTTGGCTGTCATTCCGTCcctccgtccgagcttgcgagtgtGATTTCTCATAGTGATGTGATTTCGTGGACGGGTGGCAATTAACGGttttcaaattccagtaggttttagTTGCAAGATATGCTAATTTGATAGCTTATttgcttgtggcccttgaacatgtttgaaacaaaactgccaagatgATCAAATTGACAAAACAAGACCATAGtatcacatatgtgacctgctcccacaaaatgagcaagCTGCTaagttgatgttttctgtgtttgATGCACACATGTACAagtaggccaatagtattagctataaccccaaaatttctcataacaagctgattttttcaggataggtccagaaacatgtgtagaatcaaattccaaaagtccccgaaaatcccccttgtgcttccttcaaaatccaagatggcgtccaaaatggccgccattttcagttttatcataactttgcccccagacatgttaaaatcacaaacaaagcatctaaatatatgttttgaggtacaaggaatgttttaaaaacatttgcaagaggtttcaataatcctaagtagccaaaatccaagatggcgtccaaaatggccgccattttcagtttttatcatagctttgcccccagacatgttaaaatcacaaacaaagcatctaaatatatattttgaggtacaaggaatgttttaaaaacatttgcaaaagacttcaatgatcctaagtagccaaattccaatatggtggacaaaatggccgcctttttagtaagtaaaattagttttcaacctTAACCAGAcatgtgttaattggcattggagaaagttcaaaactcatgatttgtaagcagccttgtaatgcacatcatccaaattcactaccattattaccatcattattttacaatattgattcagtgcttttatcatgtgtacaatacaatagttaccattattttctatttgcctccaaaagagctgagctcataccaagatggcttaagcctatgttcacatcggtatcccgtgatgtaatgtaatcaaatggtacaccttaaacttgatcaacttgcactgtgttttGGGCATTAATGTTCTTCAATGCTGGTTCAGTCTCCTCATTGTCTccaactagtacaggtgctgtgttgctgcaagactgaccacagcatttgctgcacatcaatgtacagaagagtctcaagtttcttgcagctgcatgtcatgttgttgcagccatcttgtttgcatccacatgatatcatgttgagcaatgtgtctggtgcaacagcgagttctgtttctactggaacaagaattccatcttgtgatctccatccccagtcagttggacttaggttgttccccatccattcttgaaccgtgagaaaagtgccatatccatcaaatacaacaatcgggtgtgctccataatgctttagcatgtgtgatgtGTAATTCTGACATATGCCTGCATAGGTGGAGGGATGTGGCCAAATGGCATGTCGAAGTAGGTAACCACCATCTACTACAAAGAGACAATTCTCTGGCAGCTTGGAAAGCTCAGTGAACGATTTCAACAGAAGGCCAAGGGAACTCTTTGGCGATTTACGCATAAGGTCATCTTCAAAGAGAGAAGGTGGCTGAGGACCTATAGTTCGTACGTAAAGAACGACGCTATCTCAGAGCTGTTGTTCAGTACACATGTGATTCTATTAAATAATAGAGTCGGATTCACTTCTACTTGTTGTCCCCTAACTCGCACCATCTTGTCCTTTGCTCCAATCATAGTAACCTTGTCATTTCGGCGTAAGGCAATGTTTGTAAACTTCGTACCCGTTTTTTCTATTGCTGACTTCGTGCCAACTTCCACCGCTCTATCACAGTTAGCGGATGAATCTGCTACAGTCCCAGTTGACACGAACCAGATGATCCAGTCCATACCCAGCAAAGGGGGATGTGCCTTCAACCAACCAACAAAAACTTTACGATCCCCTATGTTCCCGTATGAACACCCGTGAACTGCTCTAAAGCATCATAATCTGGGGCGATCGAGAAAGTGCGTGGACTCACTTGGTTAATGTACTGTCTGTGATGCCACGACCATGTGTCATTCCCCCTGATGtcttcaaaaaaaacaaaaaaaactgcTTAATGGTTTGGTCAGAGAAGTTTCCACCCCAGAAAAAATCTAGACGTCGGA
Above is a genomic segment from Amphiura filiformis chromosome 10, Afil_fr2py, whole genome shotgun sequence containing:
- the LOC140163074 gene encoding nicotinate phosphoribosyltransferase-like, whose product is MAANNISNGNHDTQNCNSLVQALMTDQYQITMAYAYWQNDRTYDRACFDLFFRKNPFGGEFTLYAGLSECVKFIQNFRFTDSDISYLKSVLPPDTQDGFFEHLRQLDCSDVELYSIAEGMVVFPRVPLIRLEGPLGVLQLLETPFLNLINYASLVATNAARFRMAAGPNKSLLEFGLRRAQGPDGGLTASKYSYIGGFDGTSNVLAGKLFGIPLKGTNAHSMIMSFASMDDLKCRTLQPAEGSYPVEFASICERWLGEVCKLCDVLKEQTIKGELAAFIAYARSFPKGFLALVDTYDVMKSGLVNFCAVALALDELGYRPIGIRIDSGDLAYQSIVAREVFTKLGESLQKPWFPKMVIVASNDINEDTLLSLNQQGHSIDSFGIGTHLVTCQKQPALGCVFKLVQVNELPRIKLSHDIEKVTIPGRKQIHRLYGQDGRPLVDLMQQMDEDPPEQGKSVLCRHPFEESKRAYVRPAKVVPLHQLYWKDGKVCQPISSLEETRAVAKQSLQMLREDHKRALNPTPYKVSVSDNLYQFLHELWLQSAPIEELH